In Bacillus sp. FJAT-45350, one genomic interval encodes:
- a CDS encoding TauD/TfdA family dioxygenase yields the protein MGVMLNGKVQGTSAWKGKELLKDESWIYFWSEEAIASLESALKNVEQKGLQAPDFTKEDFPIPDLVDEIAYFVEELENGRGFLLLRGLPVEKYTEEQASIIYYGIGLHMGIPVSQNIKGDLLGHVRNIGAVDTSNVRVYETNERLPYHADLSDVVGLLSLRKAKSGGLSSLASAMTLYNEIQEKYPEYLAILYRYFLMEHLGDGEPAFTPIFSYHDSKLSARYLRKYIEIAQDNAGHPLSKVEVEALDIIDSILHDEDIRVDMMLEPGDIQFANNYTVFHSRTQFEDHEDLDLRRHLLRLWLKMPNARELAPDFPGRNGIAKREEAAGV from the coding sequence ATGGGAGTTATGTTAAATGGGAAAGTACAAGGAACGTCAGCATGGAAAGGGAAAGAACTATTAAAAGACGAATCATGGATATATTTTTGGTCAGAAGAAGCGATTGCTTCTCTTGAAAGCGCTTTAAAAAATGTCGAGCAAAAGGGACTCCAAGCACCAGACTTTACTAAGGAGGACTTCCCGATTCCTGACCTTGTTGATGAAATCGCTTACTTTGTTGAAGAATTAGAAAATGGAAGAGGATTTCTATTACTTCGCGGATTGCCAGTAGAAAAATATACGGAAGAACAAGCGAGCATCATTTATTATGGTATTGGGTTACATATGGGTATTCCAGTTTCACAAAACATTAAAGGTGACCTATTAGGTCATGTAAGGAATATTGGAGCAGTAGATACATCAAATGTTCGTGTGTACGAAACGAATGAACGTCTACCATATCATGCCGATTTATCTGATGTAGTCGGATTACTTTCTCTTCGTAAAGCGAAATCAGGTGGTTTAAGCAGCCTTGCAAGTGCCATGACTCTTTATAATGAAATTCAAGAAAAATATCCAGAGTACTTAGCGATTCTTTACCGTTATTTCCTAATGGAACATCTTGGTGACGGAGAGCCAGCGTTTACTCCGATCTTTAGCTACCACGATAGTAAACTAAGCGCACGTTACCTACGTAAATATATTGAGATTGCACAAGACAATGCAGGTCACCCATTATCGAAAGTGGAAGTGGAAGCTCTTGATATTATAGATTCGATTCTTCATGATGAGGATATTCGAGTAGATATGATGCTTGAACCAGGTGATATACAATTTGCGAATAACTATACAGTTTTCCATTCTCGTACTCAGTTCGAAGATCACGAAGATTTAGACCTCAGACGTCACTTATTAAGATTATGGCTGAAAATGCCTAATGCTAGAGAACTCGCTCCTGACTTCCCAGGTCGAAATGGAATTGCGAAACGTGAAGAAGCAGCTGGAGTGTAA
- a CDS encoding TRAP transporter small permease codes for MWSKGLRVLNRSIENLTAVMLATMVILIFLQIVSRELLGSSYAWTEEVSRYLMIWVTFLGASFAFQHGAHIGIEYFKSKLPLLLQKIFTILAFISGSTFFYFMLVHGVAIVERQMGQTSAALNLPMGYAYLVIPISGVLMFINLLDVTLKSLKGNELINEDT; via the coding sequence ATGTGGTCTAAAGGATTACGAGTCTTAAATCGCAGTATTGAAAATCTAACTGCAGTTATGTTAGCTACTATGGTTATCCTCATTTTTCTTCAAATTGTTTCGCGAGAGCTTTTAGGAAGTTCCTATGCTTGGACAGAGGAAGTTTCTCGTTATTTAATGATTTGGGTTACTTTTTTAGGAGCATCTTTTGCTTTCCAGCATGGTGCACATATTGGAATTGAGTATTTTAAATCAAAGCTACCATTACTGTTGCAAAAAATCTTTACAATTTTAGCTTTTATAAGCGGTTCTACATTTTTTTATTTTATGCTCGTGCATGGAGTAGCAATTGTTGAACGACAAATGGGGCAAACATCTGCGGCATTAAACCTCCCAATGGGGTATGCATATCTAGTTATTCCAATTAGTGGAGTATTAATGTTCATTAATCTATTAGATGTAACGTTGAAGTCTCTTAAAGGCAACGAACTTATCAAT